Proteins encoded in a region of the Gloeocapsa sp. DLM2.Bin57 genome:
- the gloB gene encoding hydroxyacylglutathione hydrolase — MEIELIPALSDNYIFLLFDLEQKIAAVVDPAEAKPVLKRLQQLDLQLVAIFNTHHHYDHVGGNWQLLEHFPDLCIYGGSHDRGRIPGQHRFLEDGDRLEFAGRVGEVFYIPGHTQGHIAYYFRAVGDNQTGELFCGDTIFAGGCGRLIEGTAEQMVQSLTRLRSLPESTRIWCAHEYTLKNLAFALTVEANNPQLQQRYQQVQALRKQKIATIPSLLGIEKQTNPFLRWDTPAVQKNAASDQPVTVFAHIRKLKDHY, encoded by the coding sequence ATGGAAATTGAGTTAATCCCCGCTTTAAGTGATAATTATATTTTCTTGTTATTTGATTTAGAGCAGAAAATAGCAGCAGTAGTAGATCCCGCTGAAGCTAAACCAGTGTTAAAACGTTTACAACAGTTGGATTTACAATTAGTGGCTATTTTTAATACTCATCATCATTATGACCACGTGGGAGGGAATTGGCAATTATTAGAACATTTTCCCGATTTGTGTATCTACGGTGGAAGTCACGATCGCGGGAGAATTCCTGGACAACATCGCTTTCTAGAAGACGGCGATCGCCTAGAATTTGCCGGGAGAGTAGGGGAAGTTTTTTATATTCCAGGTCATACTCAAGGACATATTGCTTATTATTTTCGGGCTGTTGGGGATAATCAAACAGGGGAGTTATTCTGTGGAGATACTATCTTCGCGGGTGGTTGCGGAAGACTGATTGAAGGTACAGCCGAACAAATGGTACAATCTTTAACTAGATTGCGATCGCTTCCTGAATCTACACGAATTTGGTGTGCTCATGAATACACCCTGAAAAATCTAGCCTTTGCTCTTACTGTAGAAGCTAATAACCCGCAATTACAACAACGTTATCAACAAGTCCAAGCATTACGTAAGCAAAAAATAGCGACTATTCCCTCTCTACTTGGTATCGAAAAGCAGACTAACCCTTTTCTGCGTTGGGATACCCCAGCAGTACAAAAGAATGCTGCAAGTGACCAACCTGTAACCGTTTTTGCACATATTCGTAAACTTAAGGATCACTATTGA
- a CDS encoding LPS biosynthesis glycosyltransferase has product MAKLRETIGRVLIIAYKENTDNLETTLTQEGLPYQLLRQQHLPEYQNYSPSYLCLLNHYRAWEIASQQTDLTLILEADFVPVEGFAQLPLPFSLDQQNVGIAWLYTCAPQVYSISPQGYAEGYSASTVAYIVTPDAAQLLLNLPTSYQPDSYSSWDSHLDQYLRGHNLINYLPFRNYGEHGGKPNLEHQKVGLSKTHRADVIYGKLAFNPFYAETGSSQFFGVRLQGRLKGLTRLVTGRFIRYKIIFNSRNPWRLIRFAITRQLSLRI; this is encoded by the coding sequence ATGGCTAAATTAAGAGAAACCATCGGACGCGTATTAATAATTGCCTATAAAGAAAACACGGATAATTTAGAAACAACTTTAACTCAAGAAGGTTTACCCTATCAACTACTCAGACAACAACACTTACCCGAATATCAAAACTATTCCCCTAGTTATCTGTGTCTCCTTAATCATTATCGCGCTTGGGAAATAGCATCGCAACAGACAGATTTAACCCTTATTCTAGAAGCAGATTTTGTCCCCGTAGAAGGTTTTGCGCAACTTCCCCTACCTTTTAGTTTAGATCAGCAAAATGTAGGTATAGCTTGGTTATATACTTGTGCTCCTCAAGTCTATAGTATTTCCCCACAGGGTTACGCTGAGGGTTATTCTGCTTCTACTGTTGCTTATATTGTTACTCCTGATGCTGCTCAATTACTACTAAACTTACCGACAAGTTATCAACCTGATAGTTATTCTAGTTGGGATTCTCATCTTGACCAATATTTACGTGGTCATAATTTAATTAATTATCTACCTTTTCGCAATTATGGGGAACATGGAGGAAAACCTAATTTAGAACATCAGAAAGTAGGTTTAAGCAAAACTCATCGAGCTGACGTTATCTATGGTAAACTGGCGTTTAATCCCTTCTACGCTGAGACAGGAAGTAGCCAATTTTTTGGGGTAAGATTGCAAGGACGTTTAAAAGGGTTAACTCGTCTAGTTACAGGGAGATTTATTCGTTACAAAATCATCTTTAATTCTCGCAATCCTTGGCGCTTAATTCGTTTTGCTATTACTCGACAATTGTCTCTGAGGATTTAG
- a CDS encoding cobalt-precorrin-6A reductase — MVETSKKPSKDKPRFWLIGGTSESANLAQLLATRGILTTITVTTVAAQKLYRDSPYLKIRVGKLLSDQEGEIFCREENIQGIIDASHPFAIAISQRAIALSHRLDIPYLRYERSTLETNTSKTIICDNFDTLIQGNYLTGEKVLLTIGCNHLYLFKQWQERATLFTRILPTIDSLAIATAAGFTPERIIAIRPPLSFELELALWRHWGISLVVSKANGKAGGEDIKQRVAKTLNIPLIIISRPKLDYPNITDNLDEVIKFCLR, encoded by the coding sequence ATCGTAGAAACTTCCAAAAAGCCCTCAAAGGATAAACCCCGATTTTGGTTAATTGGGGGGACATCAGAAAGTGCTAATTTAGCTCAACTCCTAGCAACTAGGGGTATTTTAACCACTATTACTGTTACCACGGTTGCAGCCCAAAAACTGTATCGAGATTCACCCTATCTTAAGATTAGGGTAGGGAAGTTATTATCAGATCAAGAAGGAGAAATATTCTGTAGAGAAGAGAATATCCAAGGAATTATCGACGCTTCACATCCTTTTGCGATCGCTATTTCCCAAAGGGCGATCGCCCTTTCTCATCGCTTAGATATTCCCTATCTACGTTATGAACGTTCTACTCTAGAGACTAACACAAGTAAAACGATTATCTGCGATAATTTTGATACCCTGATTCAGGGTAATTATTTAACAGGAGAGAAAGTCTTACTAACCATAGGATGTAATCATCTTTACTTATTTAAACAATGGCAAGAAAGAGCTACACTATTTACCAGGATTCTACCGACTATTGACTCTCTAGCAATAGCTACAGCTGCGGGTTTTACTCCAGAGAGAATCATTGCTATACGTCCTCCTCTAAGTTTTGAGTTAGAATTAGCCTTATGGCGTCATTGGGGTATCTCTTTAGTGGTTAGTAAAGCTAATGGGAAAGCAGGAGGAGAAGATATTAAACAAAGGGTAGCTAAGACTTTAAATATTCCCCTGATCATCATTTCACGACCAAAGTTAGACTATCCCAACATTACTGATAACCTTGACGAAGTTATAAAATTTTGTCTAAGGTGA
- a CDS encoding alpha/beta hydrolase — MNFPNISINYFNSPPPLIMTQGDILSAKGWQKNLQVDDVFYDLYLPLNPPVGTILVLPGWNFPRTSWLENSDLAKYAQQYGYALILPEMSTTIYESSYYPETTMRWNAIPGLEFINTRFIPTIQARHNLLLPGQNNTLLGLSTGGRGVALIALSNPDLFVAGASLSGDFSQENMPTDNLMRAVYGDREEFGDRWLGVDNPQARIAEWKMPLFLTHGTADEVVPESQSRLFYEKYRELHGNNQIIEYYPREGAGHDYDFWNSQLEAIFNFWEKIRMRS, encoded by the coding sequence ATGAACTTTCCTAACATATCTATTAATTATTTTAACTCTCCACCGCCATTAATCATGACTCAAGGAGATATACTCTCAGCAAAGGGTTGGCAAAAAAACCTACAGGTAGATGATGTCTTTTATGATTTATATCTACCTCTTAACCCTCCCGTTGGTACTATTTTAGTTCTTCCTGGTTGGAATTTTCCCCGCACTAGTTGGTTAGAAAACTCTGATTTAGCTAAATACGCTCAACAATATGGCTATGCTCTGATTTTGCCAGAAATGAGCACAACTATTTATGAGAGTAGCTATTATCCTGAAACTACCATGCGTTGGAATGCTATACCTGGATTAGAGTTTATCAACACCAGATTTATACCCACAATTCAAGCTAGACATAATCTGCTACTACCTGGACAAAATAATACCCTCTTAGGATTATCTACAGGAGGTAGAGGAGTAGCTTTAATCGCTTTGTCTAACCCTGATTTATTCGTCGCTGGGGCTAGTCTTTCAGGTGATTTTAGTCAGGAAAATATGCCCACAGATAACCTGATGCGCGCTGTTTATGGGGATAGAGAAGAGTTTGGCGATCGCTGGTTGGGGGTAGATAATCCCCAAGCTAGAATAGCTGAATGGAAAATGCCTCTCTTCCTTACCCATGGTACTGCTGATGAGGTTGTCCCGGAGTCTCAAAGTCGTCTTTTTTACGAAAAATATCGAGAATTACACGGAAATAACCAGATTATAGAATATTATCCCAGAGAAGGTGCAGGACACGATTATGATTTTTGGAACTCTCAATTAGAAGCTATTTTTAATTTTTGGGAAAAGATTAGAATGAGGAGTTAG
- the thiC gene encoding phosphomethylpyrimidine synthase has translation MRAEWVVKRRGQDNVSQMHYARQGILTEEMHYVAKRENLPVELIRDEVARGRMIIPANINHTNLEPMCIGIASKCKVNANIGASPNSSDINEEVNKLKLAVKYGADTVMDLSTGGGDLDVIRTAIINASPVPIGTVPIYQALESVHGNIENLTPDDFLHIIEKHSQQGVDYMTIHAGILIEYLPLVKDRITGIVSRGGGIIAKWMLHHHKQNPLYTHFDDIIEIFKKYDVSFSLGDSLRPGCVHDASDDAQLSELKTLGKLTRRAWEHDVQVMVEGPGHVPIDQIEFNVKKQMEECSEAPFYVLGPLVTDIAPGYDHITSAIGAAIAGWHGTAMLCYVTPKEHLGLPNAEDVRNGLIAYKIAAHAADIARHRPGARDRDDQLSQARYDFDWNRQFELSLDPDRAKEYHDETLPADIYKTAEFCSMCGPKFCPMQTKIDNEAITELEKFLAKESATVS, from the coding sequence ATGAGAGCAGAATGGGTTGTTAAGCGACGTGGACAGGATAACGTGTCTCAAATGCACTACGCACGTCAGGGAATCTTGACAGAAGAAATGCACTACGTCGCTAAACGGGAGAATCTCCCCGTAGAATTGATTCGTGATGAAGTAGCTAGAGGAAGAATGATCATCCCTGCTAACATCAATCATACCAATCTTGAACCGATGTGTATCGGTATCGCTTCTAAATGTAAGGTTAACGCTAATATTGGTGCTTCTCCTAATTCTTCTGACATCAACGAAGAAGTTAATAAACTCAAATTAGCGGTAAAATATGGTGCAGATACCGTAATGGATCTCTCTACAGGTGGAGGAGATTTAGATGTTATTCGTACAGCGATTATTAACGCATCTCCTGTACCCATTGGGACTGTACCTATTTATCAAGCGTTAGAAAGCGTTCACGGTAATATCGAAAATCTCACCCCTGATGACTTTCTCCATATCATCGAGAAACACTCTCAACAGGGTGTAGATTATATGACTATCCACGCGGGTATCTTAATTGAATATTTACCTTTAGTCAAAGATCGCATCACTGGTATAGTTTCTCGGGGAGGAGGAATTATCGCTAAGTGGATGTTACACCATCATAAACAAAATCCTCTCTATACTCATTTTGATGACATCATCGAAATTTTCAAAAAATACGACGTATCCTTTAGTCTAGGAGATTCTCTACGTCCTGGTTGTGTTCATGATGCTTCTGACGATGCACAATTATCTGAGTTAAAAACCCTCGGTAAGTTAACTCGTCGCGCTTGGGAACACGATGTACAGGTAATGGTAGAAGGTCCAGGTCACGTACCTATTGACCAAATTGAGTTTAACGTCAAAAAACAGATGGAAGAATGCTCAGAAGCTCCCTTCTACGTTTTAGGACCACTAGTAACTGATATCGCTCCGGGATATGACCATATTACTTCAGCTATTGGGGCGGCGATCGCTGGTTGGCACGGTACAGCCATGCTCTGCTATGTTACACCAAAAGAACACCTCGGACTACCCAACGCCGAAGATGTACGTAATGGTTTAATAGCCTATAAAATCGCAGCTCACGCGGCTGATATAGCTCGTCATCGTCCTGGAGCACGCGATAGAGACGATCAACTCTCTCAAGCGAGATACGATTTTGACTGGAATCGTCAATTTGAACTATCTCTAGATCCAGATCGCGCCAAAGAATACCACGATGAAACCCTACCCGCTGATATCTATAAAACAGCGGAATTCTGCTCTATGTGTGGACCAAAATTCTGTCCCATGCAAACCAAAATTGACAACGAAGCAATTACCGAGTTAGAGAAATTCCTAGCCAAAGAATCAGCTACTGTCTCTTGA
- a CDS encoding NUDIX domain-containing protein, with product MRIVALGLIRDRDRIFLSRGWDSVTQRTFYRALGGGVDWQETSLDALKREFREEIAAELTNINYLGCIENIFTLEDQPKHEIIQLYSCDFLDPHFYQLQELTFTEKTRTKIALWVDINSCLSRELTVVPEEFLNYL from the coding sequence ATCCGCATTGTAGCACTAGGTTTAATCAGAGATAGAGATAGAATCTTTCTCTCTCGGGGGTGGGATTCTGTCACTCAACGCACTTTTTATCGGGCTTTAGGTGGTGGCGTAGATTGGCAAGAAACGAGCTTAGACGCTTTAAAAAGGGAATTTAGGGAAGAAATAGCAGCAGAACTAACCAATATAAACTATTTAGGATGTATTGAGAATATTTTCACCTTGGAAGACCAACCTAAACACGAAATTATCCAACTCTATAGCTGTGATTTCCTCGATCCTCATTTTTACCAACTCCAGGAATTAACCTTTACTGAAAAAACGAGAACAAAAATCGCCCTATGGGTGGACATAAACTCCTGTCTTTCGCGAGAATTAACAGTAGTACCTGAAGAATTCCTAAACTATCTTTAG
- a CDS encoding antibiotic biosynthesis monooxygenase, with amino-acid sequence MMSEFMDFLQHKYAYVAIGEFKPGKFAEAQQLYEQAIATYTHGFQGAYLLQKPGTDEGIAVIMWERIEDMGENQTEAYQKILDEMKHLFVKPPVACFYEVASEIKGNHE; translated from the coding sequence ATTATGAGTGAATTCATGGATTTTTTGCAACACAAATACGCTTATGTAGCTATTGGTGAATTTAAACCTGGCAAATTTGCCGAAGCCCAACAACTGTATGAACAAGCGATCGCCACTTATACCCACGGTTTTCAGGGGGCGTATTTATTACAAAAACCTGGTACAGATGAAGGAATCGCGGTGATTATGTGGGAAAGAATCGAAGACATGGGAGAAAATCAAACTGAAGCTTATCAAAAAATTCTCGATGAAATGAAGCATTTATTCGTTAAACCTCCTGTTGCTTGTTTTTATGAGGTAGCTAGTGAAATCAAAGGTAACCATGAGTAA
- the moaC gene encoding cyclic pyranopterin monophosphate synthase MoaC, giving the protein MSINMNNQPLSHLNSQGEAQMVDVSAKSPTVREAIALGEVKMSLDTYQAIQQGNAPKGDVLATAKLAGIMAAKQTANLIPLCHPLPLHKISVELTPDESLPGYQICAIVKTKAETGVEMEALTAVSVAALTLYDMAKALDKGIIIESIRLLRKTGGKSEYLY; this is encoded by the coding sequence ATGAGCATAAATATGAATAATCAACCTCTATCTCATCTTAATTCCCAAGGAGAAGCCCAAATGGTAGATGTCTCGGCTAAATCTCCCACCGTTAGAGAAGCGATCGCCCTTGGGGAAGTCAAGATGTCTTTAGATACTTATCAGGCTATTCAACAGGGAAATGCTCCTAAAGGGGATGTGTTAGCTACTGCTAAGTTAGCAGGAATTATGGCAGCCAAACAAACTGCTAATTTAATTCCTTTGTGTCACCCTCTACCTTTACATAAGATTAGCGTAGAATTAACCCCAGATGAGAGTTTACCAGGTTATCAAATTTGCGCCATAGTCAAAACTAAAGCGGAAACAGGTGTAGAAATGGAAGCTTTAACCGCTGTGTCTGTGGCTGCTTTAACCCTCTACGATATGGCCAAGGCCTTAGATAAGGGAATAATTATAGAATCGATTCGTTTGTTACGCAAAACTGGCGGAAAATCAGAGTACTTATATTGA